In the Podospora pseudocomata strain CBS 415.72m chromosome 5, whole genome shotgun sequence genome, one interval contains:
- a CDS encoding hypothetical protein (EggNog:ENOG503NUGK; COG:C), producing the protein MSSAPAKDNSNHPAVKGPSALRSIIAGSTAGAVEIAITYPAEFAKTRTQLNRRLAEGKKLPWPPFGAQWYAGCTTLIIGNSAKAGIRFVAFDQYKKMLADADGNVSGPRTVIAGFGAGVTESLLAVTPTESIKTTLIDDRKSAKPRLRGFLHAVPIIARERGIRGFFQGFVPTTARQAANSATRFGSYTALKQLAESYTAPGEKLGGVATFAMGGIAGLITVYVTQPLDTIKTRMQSIEAKQLYGNSFRCASIIFKQEGVLTFWSGALPRLARLIMSGGIVFTMYEKSMDLFNKLDPEGRYL; encoded by the exons ATGTCATCAGCACCGGCCAAAGACAATAGCAACCACCCGGCGGTCAAGGGACCAAGTGCCCTTCGGTCCATCATTGCCGGCTCAACTGCGGGCGCTGTCGAGATTG CCATTACCTACCCAGCCGAGT TCGCAAAGACCAGGACACAGCTCAACCGCAGGTTAGCAGAGGGCAAGAAgctgccatggccgcctTTCGGTGCTCAGTGGTATGCCGGGTGCACCACGCTGATTATCGGCAACTCGGCTAAGGCGGGCATTC GATTCGTTGCCTTTGACCAGTACAAGAAGATGCTGGCTGACGCCGACGGCAATGTCTCCGGTCCTCGGACCGTGATTGCGGGTTTCGGCGCCGGTGTGACCGAGTCTCTGCTCGCTGTCACACCGACAGAAAGTATCAAGACCACCCT CATCGATGACCGCAAGTCCGCCAAACCTCGCCTCCGCGGGTTCCTCCACGCCGTTCCAATCATTGCCCGCGAACGTGGTATCCGCGGTTTCTTCCAGGGTTTCgtgcccaccaccgcccgtcAAGCGGCGAATAGTGCTACTCGCTTCGGTTCCTACACTGCTTTGAAGCAGCTCGCCGAGAGCTACACAGCGCCGGGAGAGAAGCTCGGCGGTGTGGCTACCTTCGCCATGGGTGGTATCGCAGGGTTGATCACCGTTTATGTGACCCAGCCTCTTGATACCATCAAGACGCGTATGCAAAGTATCGAGGCCAAGCAGCTCTACGGCAACTCGTTCCGGTGCGCGAGCATCATCTTCAAGCAAGAGGGCGTGTTGACTTTCTGGAGCGGCGCGCTGCCACGATTGGCGAGGTTGATTATGAGCGGGGGTATTGTGTTTACCATGTACGAAAAGAGCATGGACCTGTTTAACAAGCTAGACCCAGAGGGCAGGTATCTATAA
- a CDS encoding hypothetical protein (EggNog:ENOG503P7N3), protein MSAVPKHSTARLFQTALQRWPKDPLRPDCQLQDVLAKRLTKGPLAPTLIKGLSQEQADLRQTNALFSLTENRYKNKYRVPESFLKPKFNPNYYSDILKELNEAPTRSYFQRVAKRVQGMFRLE, encoded by the exons ATGTCTGCTGTTCCCAAGCAC AGCACAGCCAGGTTATTCCAGACTGCCCTGCAGCGCTGGCCAAAAGATCCCCTCCGTCCCGACTGCCAGCTTCAAGATGTCCTTGCCAAGCGGCTCACCAAAGGTCCTCTTGCGCCAACCCTGATCAAGGGATTGAGCCAAGAGCAGGCAGACCTCAGGCAAACCAATGcgctcttctccctcaccgaGAATCGTTACAAGAACAAG TATCGTGTTCCGGAATCCTTCCTCAAACCCAAGTTCAACCCCAACTACTACAGCGACATCCTGAAAGAGCTCAATGAGGCACCCACACGTTCTTATTTCCAGAGGGTAGCCAAGAGGGTCCAGGGTATGTTCCGCCTGGAATGA
- a CDS encoding hypothetical protein (COG:O; EggNog:ENOG503NW1W), whose product MTSRYERVNTRDEEDHHTPISNAPRPTYPIPNSPPPSFHSRASSIIGRDNGNRQNQDLDDAFGSEDEDAWDDEPDDRQRLVRDNTTPSASDAASITPATTATTAQTSAQASQPSRPVGQAPTTTRVYGGGIQSDGVFSNLAAKPERGEPEKEELPPSYEQAAADSAPPYWETTVLAPGLGGFDDVFIDGMPVGSIFSFLWNGFISMTLLVGFLLCYLLHTTHAAKNGAKAGLGIQLIQYGFMMQSAPPSGGRYDDDPTADSGFINPVDPNAHDFDPDNVQDQNGGGVDDFTGADWVSYLMMIIGWFVLIRAVSDYLKARRHEQLVLQSPDRGLGIPVIATGERPDTVV is encoded by the exons ATGACGAGTCGGTACGAGCGG GTGAACACCCGCGACGAAGAAGATCACCACACACCTATCTCCAATGCGCCAAGGCCGACATATCCTATCCCAAactcgccaccaccatcttttcACTCGAGAGCATCGTCGATAATCGGCAGAGACAACGGGAACCGCCAGAACCAGGATCTTGACGACGCATTTGGaagcgaggatgaggatgcctGGGATGATGAGCCGGATGATCGGCAGAGGCTGGTGCGCGACAATACAACACCAAGTGCGAGCGACGCAGCCTCGATAACACCagcgacgacggcgacgacggcaCAGACGAGTGCACAGGCTTCGCAACCGTCGAGGCCAGTTGGGCAGGCACCGACAACGACGAGGGTGTACGGCGGCGGAATCCAGTCGGATGGTGTCTTTTCGAACTTGGCGGCCAAGCCAGAGAGGGGAGAACCAGAGAAGGAAGAACTTCCACCT TCCTACGAACAGGCAGCAGCTGATTCTGCGCCCCCTTACTGGGAAACGACAGTCCTCGCCCCAGGGCTGGGCGGCTTTGACGACGTGTTTATAGACGGAATGCCGGTCGGTTCGATCTTCAGCTTCTTGTGGAACGGATTCATCTCGATGACCCTTCTCGTCGGTTTCCTGCTCTGCTACCTTCTACACACCACTCACGCAGCCAAAAACGGAGCGAAGGCCGGCTTGGGCATCCAACTCATTCAGTATGGCTTCATGATGCAGAGCGCACCACCATCTGGAGGCAGGTATGATGATGACCCGACTGCTGACAGCGGATTCATCAACCCTGTGGACCCGAACGCGCATGACTTTGACCCCGATAATGTGCAAGATCAGAACGGCGGTGGTGTAGACGATTTTACAGGCGCCGATTGGGTGTCGTACCTCATGATGATTATCGGTTGGTTTGTTCTCATTCGGGCTGTCAGCGACTACCTAAAGGCGAGGAGACATGAGCAGCTTGTGCTTCAAAGCCCTGACCGGGGTCTTGGTATTCCTGTTATTGCCACGGGCGAGCGTCCCGACACCGTTGTGtag
- a CDS encoding hypothetical protein (COG:O; EggNog:ENOG503P13J), with the protein MAWRSSGTSNSELVENLWRNEMITHPEVKSAFLKVDRAHYAPRSPYEDCPQPIGHHATISAPHMHASAVEHLLPFIMPGEERPAPRVLDIGSGSGYLTHVLAELVGERGRVVGVEHIEPLKELGERNMKKSREGRELIEGGRVRFRVGDGRKGWRDEEEEGGKSWDAIHVGAAAVKVHEELLEQLASPGRMFIPVDDEDDPKGWGQHIWCVDKDEKGEVKKRKLFGVRYVPLTDAPKA; encoded by the coding sequence ATGGCCTGGCGCAGCTCGGGCACCTCCAACAGCGAGCTGGTCGAGAACCTCTGGCGCAACGAGATGATCACCCACCCCGAGGTGAAATCCGCTTTTTTAAAAGTCGACCGCGCGCATTATGCTCCCAGGTCCCCATATGAAGACTGTCCTCAGCCTATAGGGCACCACGCCACTATTTCAGCGCCGCACATGCACGCCTCTGCGGTGGAGCACTTGCTGCCGTTTATAATGCCGGGCGAGGAGAGGCCGGcgccgagggtgttggatATAGGGAGCGGATCGGGGTATTTGACTCATGTGCTTGCCGAgctggtgggggagagggggagggtggtgggggtggagcATATTGAGCCGTTGAAGGAGCTGGGGGAGAGGAATATGAAGAAgtcgagggaggggagggagttgattgagggtgggagggttAGGTTtagggttggggatgggaggaaggggtggagggatgaggaggaagagggggggaagagttgGGATGCGATTCATgtgggggcggcggcggtgaaggTGCATGAGGAGTTGCTGGAGCAGTTGGCTAGTCCGGGGAGGATGTTTATTcctgtggatgatgaggatgatcCGAAGGGGTGGGGACAGCATATTTGGTGTGTGGAtaaggatgagaagggggaagtGAAAAAGAGGAAGTTGTTTGGGGTTAGGTATGTGCCTTTGACGGATGCACCGAAAGCTTGA
- the PTR2_2 gene encoding peptide transporter ptr2 (EggNog:ENOG503NVVT; COG:E): protein MADSATTTATCMAPVRDVHKKSTGITTIPKYEPSSEQVRETVNGLVLPTEEEKRTLRRVAGKMPNTCYLLCAVEFAERASYYGCNQVYKNFIRAPLPPDGNGTGATAPGSLYTAGALGQGSVVASAMTEAFKMMAYTLPVLFGWMADAKYGRFKMVCWGVGICGVAHVMMVLSSLPHVLIAGKAMVPFALSLYMLAIGAAQFKPNISPMVMDQSPHKVAHVIEQNGERVIVDPEASINSVMLWFYLLINIGACFGVPTTYLAKLVGYWAAYLIPTILYLMLPPLLWYLNPRLIKQQAGGSDLGNVFKVLGDCLRHGGITSIGRSGFWNQGKPSVRLAAGSTKHYGYDDNFVDDVRRTFQACGIFAFTPIYYINGSGIGAAANALSASLDTKGLPNDLLDNLNSISIVIMVPVMNHLVYPFLQKRGISWGPISRMTFGFALCTVGSSGFAILQYYAYKTSPCGFNATTCADILPEGSVTVSQVSYLWYSIPVIVNAISEIFVNVTSYGIAYSRSPKNMKGLVSSLNLMMVGVSAAVGLASAPAIKDPNLIWVFAGPTMVGAVMTVLFYFTFQHIDKEEFVLNTGGELDGLDAEGKQGTGVFGEKDRV from the exons ATGG CGGATAGCGCCACGACAACTGCCACCTGTATGGCCCCGGTCCGAGACGTACACAAGAAGTCAACCGGGATTACAACAATCCCCAAATATGAGCCCTCTTCGGAACAAGTCAGAGAGACGGTCAACGGCCTGGTGCTGcccaccgaggaggagaagcggaCCTTGCGTCGCGTTGCCGGGAAGATGCCCAACACCTGCTACCTGCTCTGCGCTGTCGAATTCGCCGAACGCGCCTCTTACTACGGCTGCAATCAAGTCTACAAGAACTTCATCCGCGCGCCTCTTCCCCCTGATGGAAACGGCACTGGTGCCACGGCCCCTGGTTCACTGTACACCGCCGGTGCGCTTGGTCAGGGTTCTGTTGTTGCCAGCGCCATGACCGAGGCCTTCAAGATGATGGCCTACACTCTGCCGGTGCTGTTCGGTTGGATGGCCGATGCCAAGTATGGCCGGTTCAAGATGGTTTGCTGGGGCGTGGGCATCTGCGGTGTCGCCCATGTCATGATGGTTTTGTCCTCACTCCCACATGTTCTCATAGCGGGCAAGGCCATGGTCCCGTTTGCCCTGTCTTTGTACATGTTGGCCATCGGAGCTG CCCAGTTCAAACCCAACATCTCCCCAATGGTCATGGATCAAAGTCCACACAAGGTCGCACATGTGATTGAGCAGAACGGCGAGAGGGTCATCGTGGACCCCGAGGCTTCTATTAACAGCGTCATGCTGTGGTTCTATCTCCTGATCAACATTGGTGCTTGCTTCGGTGTTCCCACCACCTACCTCGCCAAGCTGGTCGGTTACTGGGCTGCGTACTTGATTCCCACAATCTTGTACCTGATGCTTCCCCCGCTCCTGTGGTACCTCAACCCCAGGCTCATCAAGCAACAGGCCGGCGGTTCGGATCTAGGCAACGTGTTCAAGGTCTTGGGCGACTGCCTTCGCCATGGTGGTATTACCAGCATCGGGCGTAGCGGGTTCTGGAACCAGGGCAAGCCAAGTGTgcgtcttgctgctggcagCACAAAGCATTATGGGTATGACGACAACTTCGTGGACGACGTCCGTCGAACATTCCAGGCCTGCGGTATCTTTGCCTTTACGCCCATATACTACATCAACGGTAGTGGCATTGGCGCCGCAGCCAATGCCTTGTCTGCCAGCCTGGATACTAAGGGTCTTCCCAATGATCTGCTGGACAATCTCAATTCCATTAGTATTGTAATCA tggtgccggtgatgaATCATCTCGTCTATCCCTTCCTGCAAAAGCGCGGAATTTCTTGGGGGCCTATCAGCCGCATGACGTTTGGTTTCGCTCTCTGCACCGTGGGATCATCGGGcttcgccatcctccagtATTACGCCTACAAGACATCGCCATGCGGGTTCAACGCCACGACATGCGCAGACATTCTCCCTGAGGGTTCGGTAACAGTCTCCCAGGTCTCATACCTGTGGTATTCCATCCCTGTCATCGTGAACGCCATCTCGGAGATCTTTGTCAATGTCACGTCGTATGGCATTGCGTACAGCCGGTCGCCCAAGAACATGAAGGGTCTCGTTTCGAGTCTCAACCTGATGATGGTTGGCGTGTCGGCAGCTGTTGGGTTGGCGTCTGCGCCTGCGATCAAAGACCCCAACCTGATTTGGGTGTTTGCTGGTCCGACCATGGTTGGGGCTGTGATGACGGTGCTTTTCTACTTTACCTTTCAGCACATTGATAAGGAGGAATTTGTGCTCAACACGGGGGGTGAGCTGGATGGTCTGGATGCCGAGGGGAAGCAGGGGACTGGTGTGTTTGGTGAGAAGGACAGGGTTTGA
- a CDS encoding hypothetical protein (EggNog:ENOG502S3YY) yields MASNARYPRSNARRQSGNGNRGWMWQNKPSNSSNNGHDDGEDDCRPRPNNNKTYVSLISDDEDEEEEDGKAASQKRNVSYVDTPNNSPATKRIASSSVSWTDQTPFAAASTALPASGFRTPPAPFHQNDTVTQLAARVHETQDENEKLRVRMAKFGMITAEKDAEIASLRAIIEENRQTAAKNSSTGIGPVQQNPNGQQQASQGPAKPCTSCGGTDTLKREVADFTVNLAKARSTVVHQHDEIKELREEVKTNKAALVEERAAVDQHKISIDQLTLNLEAEQATVKNFHTTLAENQLTIDNLNQQLAAQSQELASKNQELDAQRQWCSTQGTELSETRATITDLKSQLAYKQHELEVARSQSEEDKTSMAELNIAIEDFKKQVANGQASLDNARTTLFVNGTIMQDLKDQVVATREGDSSGGANKGKDKLPDLEAESLRVRLKDSEHEIETLKQRLDKAEKECEGFRTNYHKDQQEKENFGSNLRSVWEKEYEANARVEGLEEELARQQRQLVESEAELRQQQERVGECEARLEQQRQAFDQEKEMMETVIASLEDELTRLRSEATPKMETLKATLQSVNEQLSRVQSERDEAVKDANGHRDMYQRQAGKLESSKKASDMSRAYVTSLKNQLATKGEQIAHLEEKVKDLEVELAACQNWAIEGEAQRVQAQEELQRHKAQDDKNLETIKQHEATIIQLDTEVAGQSQTIQAMQATVAELQAQLHPGNGPGNQAAIQAHIAHLESRIQQKDMELASAKELLDRLFNQYNDLTHERAKLAESNKTLCAHMNKLGAERDQALHTLEATKAALLQAKDDADFFRRREKALEEGGDPEFAHMESEWAPKLRDAKAQHEEASRELERCRQKVEELQIQLQTVSRQKNETLQQLESSRGQLAKFQLTVEDLNSQLSKAAEGCMGPAVLSSLMEAGSTIDPVVKDMLQKAREIQSAGDIPRKDGNGVSSMEPITDVAMVLPMALRAEPFPDCKLKSLKKEGLYKMIRDLEAEHERIDDAIRALIMRVRAEKIKTAALEKEVRVWKAISTTKDMLIDQATARLLGSPHRAEIKDHADFGFDLDFNERSPKPELDVEMIDVVPPRKSLVMTFGPTRKGYQCWKGDDLPGYDRLDVDASKQDRLGYLTGKGKRIFKYLEDRGCPPHPEVPGPSPGPIMVSAPHSEASMDIDDEETGSRYTASETASSPLRPLAPSLRSSSSHPSPASLPPVELGVARRGGASSIHYEPPSTPSSTQSYTSAVYPAPTSTPSYRGFPRGRYTANRFRPSSAPAFAGPSYPPRRTSAPTSTPQSWAAGDFVEQDDIDMEVLGSGFTMESIEQPEELEPEPPTDKGKVKERAGSGPAEGYGVD; encoded by the exons ATGGCAAGCAACGCACGCTACCCGCGGAGTAACGCCCGCCGACAAAGTGGAAATGGAAACCGCGGATGGATGTGGCAGAACAAGccctccaacagcagcaacaacggccACGATGACGGGGAAGACGATTGCCGCCCTCGACCCAACAACAATAAAACCTATGTCTCGCTCATttccgacgacgaagacgaggaggaggaggacggtaAGGCCGCTTCCCAGAAAAGAAACGTTAGTTACGTCGACACCCCCAACAATAGTCCAGCCACGAAGAGAATTGCTTCCTCGTCTGTTTCTTGGACCGATCAAACTCCCTTCGCTGCTGCCAGCACTGCACTTCCTGCCAGTGGTTTTCGGACGCCTCCTGCCCCGTTTCACCAGAACGACACAGTTACCCAGCTGGCTGCACGGGTACATGAGACGCAAGATGAAAATGAgaagttgagggtgaggatggctAAATTCGGGATGATCACGGCGGAGAAGGATGCAGAGATAGCCTCGCTCCGCGCGATCATTGAAGAGAACCGGCAAACGGCCGCGAAGAATTCTTCAACTGGTATCGGGCCGGTCCAGCAAAATCCCAAcgggcagcagcaagcttCGCAAGGACCAGCTAAGCCATGCACCAGCTGCGGTGGTACCGATACGCTCAAGCGAGAGGTCGCCGACTTCACAGTCAATCTCGCCAAGGCGAGGAGCACTGTCGTCCACCAGCACGACGAGATCAAGGAACTCAGGGAGGAAGTCAAGACCAACAAGGCAGCTCTCGTTGAGGAGCGTgctgcggtagaccagcACAAGATTAGTATCGACCAGCTTACTCTCAACCTGGAGGCTGAGCAAGCGACTGTCAAGAATTTCCACACGACCCTAGCCGAGAATCAGCTTACCATCGACAATTTGAACCAGCAGCTCGCCGCACAGAGTCAGGAGCTTGCCTCGAAAAACCAAGAGCTGGATGCGCAGCGCCAATGGTGCTCTACCCAGGGCACAGAGCTTTCTGAAACCCGAGCTACCATCACGGATCTCAAGAGCCAACTCGCCTACAAACAACACGAGCTGGAAGTCGCCCGATCACAATCGGAGGAAGACAAAACCTCCATGGCTGAGCTCAACATTGCCATTGAAGACTTCAAAAAGCAAGTGGCTAACGGCCAGGCGTCCCTCGACAATGCTCGCACCACCCTCTTTGTCAACGGCACAATCATGCAGGATCTGAAAGACCAGGTCGTCGCTACCAGAGAGGGCGACAGCTCTGGAGGCGCAaacaagggcaaggacaagCTTCCGGACCTTGAGGCAGAGTCACTGAGGGTCAGACTTAAAGACTCTGAGCACGAGATTGAGACTCTGAAGCAACGGCTcgacaaggctgagaaggagtgCGAGGGGTTCCGGACTAATTACCACAAAGACCAGCAAGAAAAGGAGAATTTTGGAAGTAATCTCAGGTCTGTCTGGGAGAAGGAGTATGAGGCCAACGCACGCGTCGaaggtttggaggaggaactGGCTCGTCAACAGCGGCAACTTGTTGAGTCAGAGGCTGAGTtgaggcagcagcaagagaggGTTGGTGAGTGTGAAGCGAGACTTGAACAACAGAGACAAGCCTTTGATCAAGAAAAGGAAATGATGGAGACCGTGATCGCGAGTCTCGAAGACGAGTTGACCCGCCTCAGGTCTGAAGCAACACCCAAGATGGAGACACTGAAAGCCACTCTCCAGAGCGTCAATGAGCAGCTTTCTCGCGTTCAGTCAGAGAGAGACGAGGCTGTCAAAGATGCGAATGGGCACAGAGACATGTACCAACGCCAGGCTGGCAAGCTTGAGTCGTCAAAAAAGGCATCTGACATGTCTCGCGCTTACGTGACATCGCTCAAGAACCAACTCGCCACCAAGGGTGAGCAAATCGCCCATCTCGAAGAGAAAGTCAAGGATCTCGAAGTTGAACTCGCCGCCTGCCAAAACTGGGCGATTGAGGGCGAGGCGCAGAGGGTGCAAGCGCAGGAGGAGCTTCAGAGGCACAAGGCGCAGGATGACAAGAATCTGGAGACGATCAAGCAGCATGAGGCAACCATTATCCAGCTCGACACAGAAGTGGCAGGTCAATCACAAACCATCCAGGCAATGCAAGCTACCGTTGCCGAGCTCCAAGCCCAGCTACATCCTGGCAATGGACCCGGCAACCAAGCCGCTATCCAAGCCCATATCGCCCATCTCGAGAGTCGGATCCAGCAGAAAGATATGGAGTTGGCCTCAGCCAAGGAGCTACTCGACCGGCTCTTCAACCAATACAACGACCTCACCCACGAGCGGGCGAAACTGGCGGAGAGTAACAAGACATTGTGTGCGCATATGAACAAGCTAGGGGCGGAAAGGGACCAGGCGTTGCATACTCTCGAAGCAACCAAGGCCGCGCTGCTTCAGGCTAAAGACGACGCCGACTTTTTCAGAAGACGGGAGAAGGCCCTTGAGGAAGGGGGCGACCCGGAATTTGCGCACATGGAGAGCGAATGGGCGCCTAAACTTAGGGATGCCAAGGCTCAACATGAGGAGGCGTCCagggagttggagagatGTCGGcagaaggttgaggagttGCAGATACAGTTACAGACTGTCTCTCGGCAAAAGAACGAGACACTCCAGCAACTGGAATCCAGCAGAGGGCAGTTGGCTAAGTTTCAGCTCACCGTGGAAGACCTGAACAGCCAGTTGTCCAAGGCAGCGGAGGGCTGCATGGGCCCAGCCGTGTTGTCCAGCTTGATGGAAGCGGGGAGCACGATCGACCCAGTGGTCAAAGACATGCTGCAAAAGGCTAGAGAGATCCAGTCCGCTGGTGACATCCCCAGAAAGGATGGAAATGGAGTTTCTTCCAT GGAACCCATTACAGATGTGGCCATGGTCCTCCCCATGGCCCTCCGAGCTGAGCCGTTTCCAGATTGCAAACTCAAGTCTCTGAAGAAAGAAGGCCTCTACAAGATGATTAGAGACCTAGAAGCAGAGCACGAGAGGATTGATGACGCGATCCGGGCTCTCATCATGCGTGTCAGGGCTGAAAAGATCAAAACGGCggcgctggagaaggaggtgagggtgtggaAGGCGATCTCAACGACAAAGGACATGCTGATTGACCAAGCTACGGCGCGGCTTCTTGGTTCCCCTCATAGAGCGGAGATCAAGGATCATGCCGACTTTGGCTTCGACCTCGACTTTAACGAGCGGTCCCCGAAGCCGGAACTCGACGTAGAAATGATAGATGTCGTGCCTCCTCGAAAGTCGTTGGTCATGACATTTGGCCCAACCCGGAAGGGGTACCAGTGCTGGAAGGGCGACGACCTCCCTGGCTACGATCGTTTGGACGTCGACGCCAGCAAACAGGACCGGCTCGGATACTTGACCGGCAAGGGGAAAAGAATCTTCAAGTACCTCGAAGATCGTGGTTGCCCTCCGCATCCAGAGGTTCCTGGTCCGTCTCCTGGACCTATAATGGTCTCGGCTCCTCATTCTGAGGCCAGCATGGACATTGATGACGAAGAAACCGGCTCGCGCTACACCGCCAGTGAAACAGCCTCCTCTCCGCTCCGACCATTAGCACCTTCGTTGCGTTCGTCAAGCTctcacccctccccagcttcGCTACCACCTGTGGAATTGGGCGTTGCTCGCCGCGGTGGTGCTTCCTCCATCCATTATGAGCCACCAAGCACCCCGAGCAGCACCCAATCCTACACCAGCGCCGTGTACCCTGCCCCGACCTCTACTCCATCCTATCGAGGGTTTCCAAGAGGGAGATACACCGCTAACAGGTTCAGACCATCCTCCGCTCCGGCGTTCGCCGGACCAAGCTATCCTCCCCGTCGCACGTCTGCGCCCACTAGCACTCCTCAGAGTTGGGCTGCTGGTGATTTTGTCGAGCAAGACGACATCGATATGGAGGTCTTGGGGTCGGGCTTTACCATGGAGAGTATCGAACAGCCTGAGGAGCTAGAGCCAGAGCCTCCGACGGACAAGGGGAAagtgaaggagagggcggggtCCGGGCCGGCAGAGGGGTATGGGGTTGATTAA